One part of the Planctomycetota bacterium genome encodes these proteins:
- a CDS encoding lipid-A-disaccharide synthase N-terminal domain-containing protein, translated as MRRLTILAILVLAVPVAAGDLQLSERLADIEVVDGMVVIDGVEISADEFVQRVDDLQGDRDTRGTLFRALDITGPLGGIMVGLGLFGQVLFTGRMVVQWLASEKEKKSVVPPVFWWMSFGGASLLLTYFIWRIDIVGILGQCTGFAIYARNLWLIYRPGSDRGV; from the coding sequence ATGCGTCGCCTGACGATCCTCGCAATCCTGGTTCTCGCAGTACCCGTCGCCGCGGGCGACTTGCAGCTGAGCGAACGCCTGGCCGACATCGAAGTCGTTGATGGCATGGTCGTCATAGACGGCGTCGAGATCTCGGCAGACGAGTTCGTCCAACGTGTCGATGACCTGCAAGGCGATCGCGACACCCGCGGCACCCTCTTTCGCGCCCTCGACATCACCGGCCCGCTCGGCGGCATCATGGTTGGGCTCGGCCTCTTCGGCCAAGTGCTCTTCACCGGCCGAATGGTCGTGCAGTGGCTCGCCAGCGAGAAGGAGAAGAAGAGCGTTGTCCCACCGGTGTTCTGGTGGATGAGCTTCGGCGGAGCGTCGTTGCTGCTGACCTACTTCATCTGGCGCATCGACATCGTCGGCATCCTCGGCCAGTGCACTGGCTTTGCGATCTACGCCCGCAACCTCTGGCTCATCTACCGGCCGGGAAGCGATCGCGGCGTGTGA
- a CDS encoding M14 family zinc carboxypeptidase, producing MHTIEPLETRRLLSGNLITRGIYHTAAQLESELRGLADAYPTLAAVEQVGTSELGAPIWGLNISDNVGTQEDEPEFRWIGAMHGDETVGQALALYFADDVLGGYGSDARMTEMVDETDIWIVPQMNPDGYAARWRWNANFIDLNRSFPEGSLGDGIGTYFEGDPLLDTNREAETASIMRFSADRSFNLSANIHSGALVANYPYDSDGKGSNYSATPDDALFRELALTYSRENLPMYNSPFFSDGITNGADWYEVRGGFQDWTYRYLGTMDLTIEVSNTKNPSASTLNSFWADNRESMLSFTEAVQWGVRGVVTDADTGLPLQAKITIGGNTQPAFTDPDVGDYHRLLLPGTYDVTVEADGYDAVTMQDIAVTGGSATRFDVELSPTDLTSPALVFSEYAINAPTPTVSMLFDEPVDASADPSDLRVTRDGDGFELPSNQISLAFADEGRGVDFVFDGPLPDGNWTAELRPGALTDAAGNAAEATQTFFTLAGDADRDRDVDLSDFGILRANFGKLNASFADGDFNYDGNVDLSDFGILRAGFGNTLVAAADDSLFEDVA from the coding sequence ATGCACACGATCGAGCCCCTCGAGACCCGCCGCCTCCTCAGCGGCAACCTGATCACGCGGGGCATCTACCACACCGCTGCTCAGCTTGAATCAGAGCTTCGAGGCCTAGCGGACGCGTATCCGACCTTGGCCGCTGTCGAGCAGGTCGGAACCAGTGAACTCGGTGCGCCGATTTGGGGGCTCAACATCTCCGACAACGTCGGCACGCAGGAGGACGAGCCCGAATTCCGCTGGATCGGCGCCATGCACGGCGACGAAACGGTGGGGCAGGCGCTTGCCCTCTACTTCGCCGACGACGTGCTCGGTGGCTACGGATCTGACGCGCGCATGACCGAGATGGTCGACGAGACTGACATCTGGATCGTGCCGCAGATGAACCCCGACGGCTACGCGGCACGCTGGCGCTGGAATGCGAACTTCATCGATCTGAATCGCAGCTTCCCCGAGGGCTCGCTCGGAGACGGCATCGGCACGTACTTCGAGGGCGATCCGCTGCTCGACACCAATCGTGAGGCAGAGACCGCTTCGATCATGCGGTTCAGCGCGGATCGCAGCTTCAACCTCTCGGCCAACATCCACAGCGGAGCGCTCGTCGCCAACTACCCGTACGACAGTGACGGCAAGGGCAGCAACTACTCCGCCACGCCGGACGACGCTCTTTTTCGCGAGCTGGCACTGACGTACAGCCGCGAAAATCTGCCGATGTACAACTCGCCGTTCTTCTCCGACGGCATCACCAACGGTGCTGACTGGTACGAAGTGCGCGGCGGCTTTCAGGATTGGACCTATCGCTACCTCGGGACGATGGACCTGACCATCGAGGTGAGCAACACCAAGAATCCGTCTGCGAGCACACTCAATTCGTTCTGGGCGGACAATCGCGAGTCGATGCTCAGCTTCACCGAGGCCGTCCAGTGGGGCGTCCGCGGCGTGGTGACCGATGCCGACACCGGTCTGCCGCTGCAGGCAAAGATCACCATCGGCGGCAACACGCAGCCGGCCTTCACCGATCCCGATGTCGGGGACTACCACCGCCTCTTGTTGCCGGGCACGTACGACGTCACGGTGGAGGCCGACGGCTACGACGCGGTCACGATGCAGGACATCGCCGTCACCGGCGGTTCCGCGACGCGGTTCGACGTCGAGCTGTCGCCGACCGATCTCACGTCGCCGGCGCTGGTCTTCAGCGAGTACGCGATCAACGCACCAACACCGACGGTTTCGATGCTGTTCGACGAGCCAGTCGACGCATCGGCCGATCCGTCTGACCTTCGCGTGACTCGTGATGGTGACGGCTTCGAGCTGCCGTCCAACCAGATCAGCCTCGCGTTTGCCGACGAAGGCCGCGGCGTGGACTTCGTCTTCGACGGCCCGCTTCCCGACGGCAACTGGACAGCCGAGCTTCGCCCCGGCGCACTGACCGACGCCGCCGGCAATGCGGCCGAGGCCACGCAGACGTTCTTCACCCTCGCCGGCGACGCCGACCGCGATCGTGACGTCGACCTCTCCGACTTCGGAATCCTCCGCGCCAACTTCGGCAAGCTCAACGCCAGCTTCGCCGACGGCGACTTCAACTACGACGGCAACGTCGACTTGTCCGACTTCGGCATCCTCCGGGCAGGCTTCGGCAACACGCTTGTTGCTGCAGCGGACGATTCGTTGTTCGAAGACGTCGCCTGA